Proteins encoded in a region of the Schistocerca piceifrons isolate TAMUIC-IGC-003096 unplaced genomic scaffold, iqSchPice1.1 HiC_scaffold_1880, whole genome shotgun sequence genome:
- the LOC124741172 gene encoding uncharacterized protein LOC124741172 — MLSLQAVLSLQAVLSSQAVLSSQAVLSSQAVLSSEDVLSTQALLSSQAMLSSQTLLSSQALLSSQALLSSQVVRSSQVVLSSQVELSSQVELSSTVELSSTVGLSSQVELSSQVEVSSQVEISSQVELYTQVELPSQVELPSQVELPSQVELPSQVELPSQVELSSQVELSYQAVLSSQAVLSSQTVLSSQAVLSSQAVLSSQAVLSSQAVLSLQAVLSSQAVLSSQAVLSSQAVLSSQAVLSSQAVLSSQAVLSLQAVLSSQAVLSSQAVLSSQAVLSSQAVLSSQAVLSSQAVLSLQAVLSSQAVLSSQAVLSSQAVLSSQAVLS, encoded by the coding sequence atgctgtccttgcaagccgtgctgtccttgcaagccgtgctgtcctcgcaagctgtgctgtcctcgcaagccgtgctgtcctcgcaagccgtactgtcctcggaagacgtgctgtccacgcaagccttgctgtcctcgcaagccatgctgtcatcacaaactttgctgtcctctcaagctttgctgtcctcgcaagctttgctgtcctcgcaagttgtgaggtcctcgcaagttgtgctgtcctctcaagttgagctatcctctcaagttgagctgtcctctacagttgagctgtcctctacagttggactgtcctctcaagttgagctgtcctctcaggttgaggtgtcctctcaggttgagatttcctctcaagttgagctgtacactcaagttgagctgccctctcaagttgagctgccctctcaagttgagctgccctctcaagttgagctgccctctcaagttgagctcccctcccaagttgagctgtcctctcaagttgagctgtcctatcaagcagtgctgtcctcgcaagctgtgctgtcctcgcaaactgtgctgtcctcgcaagctgtgctgtcctcacaagctgtgctgtcctcgcaagctgtgctgtcctcacaagctgtgctgtccttgcaagctgtgctgtcctcgcaagctgtgctgtcctcgcaagctgtgctgtcctcgcaagctgtgctgtcctcacaagctgtgctgtcctcgcaagctgtgctgtcctcacaagctgtgctgtccttgcaagctgtgctgtcctcgcaagctgtgctgtcctcgcaagctgtgctgtcctcgcaagctgtgctgtcctcacaagctgtgctgtcctcgcaagctgtgctgtcctcacaagctgtgctgtccttgcaagctgtgctgtcctcgcaagctgtgctgtcctcgcaagctgtgctgtcctcacaagctgtgctgtcctcgcaagctgtgctgtcctag